In Streptomyces ambofaciens ATCC 23877, a single genomic region encodes these proteins:
- a CDS encoding ATP-binding SpoIIE family protein phosphatase, whose translation MPRVWDVPVHDSTRVRDARVAAEHAAALAGLDEQRTAAAALVATELATNLLKHAGGGQVLIDVVAPPVLMTGREHARLVQVATVDHGPGIADVSAALSDGFTTTQSLGAGLGTCARLADDFDLHSVPGRGTVVVARIGAVLDRPAVESGPASRVRAGAVNVPFGGAEYSGDAWAWVRDGDRVTLMLADGLGHGPEAARASTAAVETLRGAAHLPPAEALRRLDKALAGTRGAAVAVAQVDTRAAVLRFAGIGNIGARLCEGGTWRHLVSRPGIVGTHRPTTLREEETAWADDRVLVLHSDGLPSRWAPTSDTCRTATDPAVTAAVTVRDASSSARPVRDDTAVAVLTPTPPDRP comes from the coding sequence ATGCCCCGCGTGTGGGACGTACCGGTGCACGACTCGACGCGGGTGCGCGACGCCCGGGTGGCCGCCGAGCACGCGGCGGCCCTGGCCGGGCTGGACGAGCAGCGGACCGCCGCCGCGGCGCTGGTGGCGACCGAGCTGGCGACCAACCTGCTCAAGCACGCCGGGGGCGGCCAGGTTCTCATCGACGTCGTCGCTCCGCCGGTCCTGATGACCGGCCGGGAGCACGCCCGGCTGGTGCAGGTCGCCACCGTCGACCACGGCCCCGGGATCGCCGACGTGTCCGCCGCCCTGAGCGACGGTTTCACCACGACGCAGTCCCTCGGCGCCGGTCTCGGCACCTGCGCCCGCCTCGCCGACGACTTCGACCTGCACAGCGTCCCGGGCCGGGGGACGGTGGTGGTCGCCCGGATCGGTGCGGTGCTCGACCGCCCCGCCGTCGAGTCGGGCCCGGCGTCCCGGGTGCGGGCCGGTGCCGTGAACGTGCCGTTCGGCGGCGCGGAGTACTCGGGCGACGCCTGGGCCTGGGTCCGGGACGGCGACCGGGTCACGCTGATGCTGGCCGACGGACTGGGACACGGCCCGGAAGCGGCCCGTGCCTCGACCGCGGCCGTGGAGACCCTGCGCGGTGCGGCCCACCTCCCGCCCGCCGAGGCGCTGCGGCGGCTCGACAAGGCACTGGCCGGCACCCGCGGCGCGGCCGTGGCGGTGGCCCAGGTCGACACGCGTGCCGCGGTGCTCAGGTTCGCCGGGATAGGCAACATCGGGGCGCGACTGTGCGAGGGCGGTACCTGGCGGCACCTGGTGTCCCGGCCCGGCATCGTCGGCACCCACCGGCCCACCACCCTGCGCGAGGAGGAGACCGCCTGGGCGGACGACCGTGTGCTGGTCCTGCACAGTGACGGTCTGCCGAGCCGCTGGGCGCCGACCTCCGACACCTGCCGCACGGCGACCGACCCGGCGGTGACGGCCGCCGTGACCGTCCGCGACGCCAGCAGTTCGGCCCGCCCGGTGCGGGACGACACCGCGGTCGCCGTACTGACCCCGACCCCGCCGGACCGCCCATGA
- a CDS encoding SpoIIE family protein phosphatase: protein MVDGPAADLRGMTPLSPVGRLAATVDRLSREVRAAQAEAEGRALIELAKGILVARLGCGPAQAARQLAELAEQSQVTPLEFAVDVINQAARDRVSEVTDAFLSATAAVQSADTEDGAADGDAVAESAAVRLRAAESGALAADDTQAVADALLEQALRPLGAAAVAIWAAGHDGSLTLAGSAGFSAAEAARWRYVPPDVATVARSGLTERAGQWITSLAGTGLPSVGRHQYPDGGRVAVPAGTGGRIHGVLEIAWPVPLSPQPPQVVRQVEALAELCAHTLESYTPPQGAGPEPRVMPDAVELMDLADGLHDPALVLVPHLDADGHLADFRIQHVNKRFLDPAGRPRAVVGGALLLEAYPMAAGDSELFRSVERVYATGEPFRARRMNLTALVDQVPLSAIADISVSRHGNAVLLIWRIEDETARLASLLQHAQRLGRIGGFEENLLTGEITWNGQLFDLYGRPQTSVPVPLEELAAHAHPDDAVAIGRFLRTLLHHQRPASAAFRLQRPDGVTRHVRVVAEPVLDTDDRLLVVRGAYQDISAQHWTEVALAATRDQLAHTEQQAIERNRLTLQLQHAIMPPTQSPLKVPDLQVAVRYRPAETEQLVGGDWYDAVMLPNGLVLLCVGDVAGHGIEAATSMVVLRNALRGLAVTGAGPGQLLSWLNIVAHHLTGGVTATAVCGLYDPALRTLRWARAGHLPPVLVRGAAAKPLPLVRGMLLGAVAEAAYEEDEVQLAGEDTLLMYTDGLIERRDRSVEESLAQLLSTARPAPVTLDQHLDRLLTYSRSDTDDDTCLVGIRVG from the coding sequence ATGGTCGACGGGCCGGCCGCCGACCTGCGCGGCATGACCCCGCTGTCCCCCGTGGGCAGGCTGGCCGCCACCGTGGACCGGCTCAGCCGCGAGGTGCGTGCCGCCCAGGCGGAGGCCGAGGGCCGGGCTCTGATCGAGCTCGCCAAGGGCATCCTGGTGGCCCGGCTCGGGTGCGGTCCGGCGCAGGCCGCCCGCCAGCTCGCCGAGCTGGCCGAGCAGTCGCAGGTGACCCCGCTGGAGTTCGCGGTCGACGTCATCAACCAGGCCGCCCGGGACCGCGTGTCGGAGGTGACGGACGCCTTCCTCTCCGCCACCGCCGCCGTGCAGAGCGCGGACACCGAGGACGGCGCCGCCGACGGGGACGCGGTGGCGGAGTCGGCCGCCGTGCGCCTGCGGGCGGCCGAGAGCGGCGCGCTCGCCGCGGACGACACCCAGGCCGTCGCCGACGCCCTGCTGGAGCAGGCGCTGCGCCCGCTCGGCGCGGCCGCCGTGGCCATCTGGGCCGCCGGGCACGACGGGTCGCTCACGCTGGCCGGCAGCGCGGGCTTCTCCGCGGCCGAGGCCGCCCGCTGGCGGTACGTGCCGCCGGACGTGGCGACGGTGGCCCGCTCCGGGCTGACGGAGCGCGCGGGTCAGTGGATCACCTCCCTGGCCGGGACGGGCCTGCCCAGTGTGGGCCGGCACCAGTACCCGGACGGCGGCAGGGTCGCGGTCCCCGCCGGTACCGGGGGGCGCATCCACGGCGTACTGGAGATCGCCTGGCCGGTGCCGCTGTCACCGCAGCCGCCCCAGGTGGTGCGGCAGGTGGAGGCCCTGGCGGAGCTGTGCGCGCACACGCTGGAGTCGTACACGCCACCGCAGGGCGCGGGGCCGGAGCCGCGGGTCATGCCGGACGCCGTGGAACTGATGGACCTGGCCGACGGACTGCACGACCCCGCACTGGTCCTGGTGCCGCACCTGGACGCGGACGGTCACCTGGCGGACTTCCGCATCCAGCACGTGAACAAGCGCTTCCTGGACCCCGCCGGACGGCCGCGGGCCGTCGTGGGCGGCGCGCTGCTGCTGGAGGCCTATCCGATGGCCGCCGGCGACAGCGAGCTGTTCCGCAGCGTGGAGCGGGTGTACGCCACGGGTGAGCCCTTCCGGGCCCGGCGCATGAACCTGACCGCCCTGGTGGACCAGGTGCCGCTGTCGGCGATCGCGGACATCAGCGTCAGCCGGCACGGCAACGCCGTCCTGCTCATCTGGCGCATCGAGGACGAGACGGCCCGGCTGGCCAGCCTCCTCCAGCACGCCCAGCGCCTCGGCCGCATCGGCGGCTTCGAGGAGAACCTGCTGACCGGTGAGATCACCTGGAACGGTCAGCTGTTCGACCTGTACGGACGTCCGCAGACGAGCGTCCCGGTACCGCTGGAGGAGCTGGCCGCGCACGCCCACCCGGACGACGCCGTCGCCATCGGCCGGTTCCTGCGGACGCTCCTGCACCACCAGCGGCCGGCGTCGGCGGCGTTCCGGCTGCAGCGCCCCGACGGGGTCACCCGGCACGTGCGCGTGGTGGCCGAACCGGTCCTGGACACCGACGACCGCCTCCTCGTCGTACGCGGGGCCTATCAGGACATCTCGGCCCAGCACTGGACCGAGGTGGCGCTCGCCGCGACGCGCGACCAGCTGGCGCACACCGAGCAGCAGGCCATCGAACGCAACCGGCTGACGCTTCAGCTGCAGCACGCCATCATGCCGCCGACCCAGAGCCCGCTGAAGGTGCCGGACCTCCAGGTGGCCGTCCGGTACCGGCCGGCGGAGACGGAGCAGCTGGTGGGCGGTGACTGGTACGACGCCGTGATGCTGCCGAACGGGCTGGTGCTGCTGTGCGTGGGGGACGTGGCCGGGCACGGCATAGAGGCCGCGACCAGCATGGTGGTGCTGCGCAACGCGCTGCGCGGCCTCGCGGTGACCGGTGCGGGGCCGGGACAGCTGCTGTCCTGGCTCAACATCGTGGCGCACCACCTGACGGGCGGGGTCACCGCCACGGCCGTGTGCGGCCTGTACGACCCGGCCCTGCGGACGCTGCGCTGGGCCCGGGCGGGCCATCTGCCCCCGGTCCTGGTCCGGGGCGCGGCGGCCAAGCCGCTGCCGCTGGTGCGGGGCATGCTGCTGGGCGCGGTGGCGGAGGCGGCGTACGAGGAGGACGAGGTGCAGCTGGCCGGCGAGGACACGCTGCTGATGTACACCGACGGTCTGATCGAACGCCGTGACCGCTCGGTGGAGGAGTCGCTGGCCCAGCTGCTGAGCACGGCCCGTCCGGCGCCGGTCACCCTGGACCAGCACCTGGACCGGCTGCTCACCTACAGCCGGTCCGACACGGACGACGACACGTGCCTCGTGGGCATCCGGGTCGGGTGA
- a CDS encoding PP2C family protein-serine/threonine phosphatase: MTRTWQITDVTEAARARIAAARLATAYGVPPLERTRLVASLSAQLRLCLTKGGAWRLTLETGAASRATPDATGSVLHAVVAPDRDTAAAGQPPWRVTVPCPEGVPAAEAEAEAAVDDPALLAEALLGADEDTALVLERLNEQEHLVDFHREELQQTNQGVVALHAELDAAGRAQREAFAAERKARTEAENARRRLTFLANASAVLTASLDHHEIVRRLPELLVPEYAASVDVWLFEQEGERPGPAHPAAAVVAARTGRPQYAAADPGGLPGVEDQPPSALEPERPLLCIPLPTRQAPLGVVTLSPPGERWDPDDAVMLIELTRRASIAIDHAQRYQHNRDIAETLQRALLTELPAPPGLALAARYLPATHGLNIGGDWYDAFRQPDGGTIAVVGDVTGHGLRAAVMMSQLRTALRAYAVDGGSPGRLLTRLHTFLHHLQPDLFATAVIARFHPDDPTMTWAAAGHPPPVLRTPDGRVQTLDAKPGAMLGIPLRQEITDHTVPLPPGSTLALYTDGLVERRALGIDPGIARLAEALGGFGSAQLEADLEGSADGILRPLLSDSQRDDDVCLLLCHLRGSG; this comes from the coding sequence ATGACCCGTACCTGGCAGATCACCGACGTCACCGAGGCCGCGCGGGCGCGCATCGCCGCCGCGCGCCTGGCCACCGCCTACGGAGTGCCGCCCCTGGAGCGCACCCGGCTGGTGGCCTCGCTCAGCGCGCAGCTGCGGCTGTGCCTGACCAAGGGCGGTGCCTGGCGGCTCACGCTGGAGACGGGGGCGGCCTCCCGCGCCACGCCGGACGCCACGGGGAGCGTGCTGCACGCCGTGGTGGCGCCGGACCGCGACACCGCTGCCGCCGGTCAGCCCCCGTGGCGGGTCACGGTGCCCTGCCCCGAGGGCGTGCCGGCCGCCGAGGCCGAGGCCGAGGCCGCGGTGGACGATCCGGCCCTGCTGGCGGAGGCGCTGCTGGGCGCGGACGAGGACACGGCCCTGGTACTGGAGCGGCTGAACGAGCAGGAACACCTGGTGGACTTCCACCGGGAGGAGTTGCAGCAGACCAATCAGGGCGTCGTGGCGTTGCACGCCGAGCTGGACGCCGCGGGGCGGGCCCAGCGGGAGGCGTTCGCCGCCGAACGCAAGGCACGCACGGAGGCGGAGAACGCCCGTCGCAGGCTGACCTTCCTCGCGAACGCGAGCGCGGTGCTCACGGCATCGCTCGACCACCACGAGATCGTGCGCCGGCTGCCGGAGCTGCTGGTGCCCGAGTACGCCGCGAGCGTCGACGTCTGGCTGTTCGAGCAGGAGGGCGAACGGCCGGGCCCGGCCCATCCGGCCGCCGCCGTGGTCGCGGCCCGCACCGGTCGGCCGCAGTACGCCGCCGCGGACCCGGGCGGTCTGCCCGGTGTCGAGGACCAGCCGCCCTCGGCGCTGGAGCCGGAGCGGCCCCTGCTGTGCATCCCGCTGCCGACGCGGCAGGCCCCCCTGGGTGTGGTGACCCTGTCCCCGCCCGGCGAGCGCTGGGACCCCGACGACGCCGTGATGCTGATCGAGCTGACCCGGCGGGCGAGCATCGCGATCGACCACGCCCAGCGCTACCAGCACAACCGGGACATCGCCGAGACGCTGCAGCGGGCCCTGCTCACGGAGCTGCCCGCTCCGCCGGGACTCGCCCTGGCCGCGCGCTACCTGCCCGCCACGCACGGGCTGAACATCGGGGGCGACTGGTACGACGCCTTCCGCCAGCCCGACGGCGGCACCATCGCCGTGGTCGGCGACGTGACCGGGCACGGGTTGCGGGCCGCCGTGATGATGAGTCAGCTGCGTACCGCTCTGCGCGCCTACGCCGTCGACGGCGGCAGCCCCGGCCGGCTGCTGACCCGGCTGCACACGTTCCTGCACCACCTCCAGCCCGACCTGTTCGCCACGGCGGTCATCGCGCGTTTCCACCCCGACGACCCCACCATGACGTGGGCCGCCGCCGGGCATCCGCCGCCGGTGCTGCGTACCCCGGACGGGCGGGTCCAGACCCTGGACGCCAAACCCGGTGCGATGCTCGGCATCCCGCTGCGGCAGGAGATCACCGACCACACCGTCCCGCTGCCTCCGGGCTCGACGCTCGCGCTGTACACCGACGGCCTGGTGGAGCGGCGCGCCCTGGGCATAGACCCGGGCATCGCGCGGCTCGCCGAGGCGCTCGGCGGGTTCGGCTCGGCCCAGCTGGAGGCGGACCTGGAGGGGTCGGCGGACGGCATCCTGCGTCCCCTGCTCAGCGACTCGCAACGCGACGACGACGTGTGCCTGTTGCTCTGCCACCTCCGCGGCTCCGGCTGA
- a CDS encoding STAS domain-containing protein, translating into MSQAFPGPYGGPVTGHVPVLRLGEVLLVTLQGDLHDSTAQQLQQDLAETISRSGATGVIIDISGVEIVDSFLGRVLAEIAGQTELLAARTVVVGMRPAVAITLVELGLSLPGVHTALSTEVAMELLTQHAPSSRYGGLRQESP; encoded by the coding sequence GTGAGCCAGGCGTTCCCGGGCCCCTACGGGGGGCCCGTGACGGGTCATGTGCCGGTCCTCCGGCTCGGTGAGGTGCTCCTGGTCACCCTGCAGGGAGACCTGCACGACAGCACGGCGCAGCAGCTCCAGCAGGACCTCGCCGAGACCATCTCCCGCAGCGGCGCGACGGGGGTGATCATCGACATCTCCGGTGTGGAGATCGTCGACTCCTTCCTCGGCCGGGTGCTGGCCGAGATCGCCGGGCAGACCGAGTTGCTGGCCGCCCGCACCGTGGTCGTCGGCATGCGTCCGGCGGTCGCCATCACCCTGGTGGAGCTGGGTCTGTCGTTGCCGGGGGTGCACACCGCGCTCAGCACCGAGGTGGCCATGGAGCTGCTCACCCAGCACGCCCCGTCGTCCCGCTACGGCGGACTGCGCCAGGAGAGTCCGTGA
- a CDS encoding STAS domain-containing protein has protein sequence MPIAQNPLSVEVSLPREEVALLKVEGYLDVDTATEFQHHLANQLHHGRRHFLLDLSEVPFMDSSGMNIILRVYQEARELPGSVHIISPTPAVRRVLDLTGVSITVPVSESVDEALSRVDAQPGGPQVPEA, from the coding sequence GTGCCCATAGCCCAGAACCCGCTGTCCGTCGAGGTGTCGCTGCCGCGGGAGGAGGTCGCGCTGCTCAAGGTGGAGGGCTACCTGGACGTCGACACCGCGACCGAGTTCCAGCACCATCTGGCCAACCAGCTGCACCACGGGCGGCGGCACTTCCTGCTGGACCTGTCGGAGGTCCCGTTCATGGACTCCTCCGGCATGAACATCATCCTGCGGGTCTACCAGGAGGCGCGCGAGCTGCCGGGCAGTGTGCACATCATCTCGCCGACCCCGGCGGTGCGCCGGGTCCTGGACCTGACGGGGGTCAGCATCACCGTGCCGGTCTCCGAGAGCGTCGACGAGGCGCTCTCGCGCGTCGACGCGCAGCCGGGGGGACCTCAGGTACCCGAGGCCTGA
- a CDS encoding NAD(P)/FAD-dependent oxidoreductase — MNTVTRPRILVVGAGFAGVECVRRLERRLAPNEADVTLVAPFSYQLYLPLLPQVASGVLTPQSIALSLRRSSKYRTRIIPGGAIGVDLKAKVCVVRTITDQIVNEPYDYIVLAPGSITRTFDIPGLTDNAFGMKTLAEAAYVRDHVIAQLDLADASQDPVERASRLQFVVVGGGYAGTETAACLQRLTHAAVKRYNRLDPSLIKWHLIDIAPKLMPELGEKLGRDAQQILTRRGIEISLGVSIEKAGPEEVTFTDGRVVPTRTLIWTAGVVASPLIATLGAETVKGRLAVTAEMCLPNHDGVFALGDSAAVPDLAKGQEGSVCPPTAQHAMRQGRHVAENLIATLRNQPMRPYVHKDLGLVVDLGGADAVSKPLGVELKGLPAQAVARGYHWSALRTGVAKARVATNWALNALAGDDFVRTGFQARKPAKLKDFEYTDAYLTPEQVRERVGGVSRAQ, encoded by the coding sequence ATGAACACCGTGACACGACCCAGGATCCTGGTGGTCGGCGCAGGTTTCGCCGGCGTGGAGTGCGTCCGCCGTCTGGAGCGCAGGCTCGCCCCGAACGAGGCCGACGTCACCCTGGTGGCGCCGTTCTCCTACCAGCTCTATCTGCCCTTGCTGCCCCAGGTCGCCTCCGGGGTGCTGACGCCCCAGTCGATCGCGCTCTCCCTGCGCCGCAGCAGCAAGTACCGGACCCGGATCATCCCGGGCGGTGCCATCGGGGTGGACCTCAAGGCCAAGGTCTGCGTGGTGCGCACCATCACCGACCAGATCGTCAACGAGCCGTACGACTACATCGTGCTGGCTCCCGGCAGCATCACCCGCACGTTCGACATCCCGGGGCTCACCGACAACGCGTTCGGCATGAAGACCCTGGCGGAGGCGGCGTACGTCCGCGACCACGTCATCGCGCAGCTCGACCTCGCCGACGCCAGCCAGGACCCGGTGGAACGCGCCTCCCGGCTGCAGTTCGTGGTCGTCGGCGGCGGTTATGCCGGCACCGAGACCGCGGCGTGTCTGCAGCGGCTGACGCACGCGGCGGTCAAGCGCTACAACCGGCTCGACCCGAGCCTGATCAAGTGGCACCTGATCGACATCGCGCCGAAGCTGATGCCCGAACTGGGCGAGAAGCTCGGACGGGACGCGCAGCAGATCCTCACGCGGCGCGGCATCGAGATCTCCCTGGGCGTGTCCATCGAGAAGGCGGGCCCCGAGGAGGTCACCTTCACGGACGGCCGGGTCGTGCCCACCCGCACGCTGATCTGGACCGCCGGTGTGGTGGCGAGCCCGCTCATCGCCACGCTCGGCGCCGAGACGGTCAAGGGGCGGCTCGCGGTCACCGCGGAGATGTGCCTGCCGAACCACGACGGGGTGTTCGCGCTGGGCGACTCGGCGGCGGTGCCCGACCTCGCCAAGGGCCAGGAGGGCTCGGTCTGCCCGCCCACCGCCCAGCACGCCATGCGGCAGGGCCGGCACGTGGCCGAGAACCTCATCGCCACGCTGCGCAACCAGCCGATGCGGCCGTACGTCCACAAGGACCTGGGTCTCGTCGTCGACCTCGGCGGCGCGGACGCGGTCTCCAAGCCGCTCGGCGTCGAACTCAAGGGCCTGCCCGCCCAGGCCGTGGCCCGCGGCTACCACTGGTCCGCGCTGCGCACGGGCGTGGCCAAGGCCCGGGTGGCGACCAACTGGGCGCTCAACGCGCTCGCCGGCGACGACTTCGTCCGCACCGGTTTCCAGGCCCGCAAGCCGGCCAAGCTGAAGGACTTTGAATACACCGACGCCTATCTGACGCCGGAACAGGTACGGGAGCGCGTCGGCGGGGTGAGCCGGGCGCAGTGA
- a CDS encoding anti-sigma regulatory factor has product MHTAAGAQARLPIGSDMDLVWVRQHVRQAAAQIGFGLVDQTKLVTAASELARNTLVYGGGGIMEAEPLTEGGVPGLRLTFRDEGPGIADLEQALSDGFTSGGGLGMGLGGARRLVHDFAIESNPGSGTTVRVTSWVGRPPRPREET; this is encoded by the coding sequence ATGCACACTGCCGCGGGCGCCCAGGCCCGCCTGCCGATCGGCTCGGACATGGATCTGGTGTGGGTCCGTCAGCATGTGCGGCAGGCGGCCGCCCAGATCGGCTTCGGTCTGGTGGACCAGACGAAGCTGGTCACGGCCGCCAGTGAACTGGCCCGCAACACGCTGGTGTACGGAGGCGGCGGAATCATGGAGGCGGAGCCCCTCACCGAGGGAGGTGTACCGGGGCTGCGGCTGACCTTCCGCGACGAGGGACCGGGCATCGCGGACCTGGAGCAGGCGCTCAGCGACGGCTTCACCTCGGGCGGCGGACTGGGCATGGGACTGGGCGGGGCGCGGCGCCTGGTGCACGACTTCGCGATCGAGAGCAACCCGGGATCGGGCACCACCGTGCGGGTGACCTCCTGGGTGGGCCGCCCTCCCCGCCCGCGTGAGGAGACCTGA
- a CDS encoding STAS domain-containing protein, whose product MPEEAEGTAGSPTHEVRDFLRRRREQIAQRWADEALFRAVFTVSRDEAVEAGKAVVDGLAQVADAQRVEDPDAAGFTSVREQLARMGAARSRAGLSTAQVSSELAALRPPVENLLLADLPDASPEEARACVTTLSVLMGTLRVVVMQTALSEGQALIDRQRLQLLEVATPVIKLWDGIVAVPLIGTLDSARSQVVMETLLESIVEQQARYAILDITGVPTVDSLVAQHLMKTVAAARLMGAECIVSGIRPAIAQTMVHLGLDLGTVVTRASLADALGYVLHQLGVGIVNPVVNGPVTR is encoded by the coding sequence GTGCCGGAAGAGGCCGAGGGAACAGCGGGATCGCCGACCCACGAGGTCAGGGACTTTCTGCGGCGCCGTCGTGAACAGATCGCCCAGCGGTGGGCGGACGAGGCCCTGTTCCGGGCCGTGTTCACCGTCTCCCGTGACGAGGCGGTCGAGGCGGGCAAGGCGGTGGTGGATGGGCTGGCACAGGTCGCGGACGCGCAGCGGGTGGAGGACCCGGACGCCGCGGGGTTCACGTCGGTGCGCGAGCAGTTGGCGAGGATGGGCGCGGCCCGTTCCCGCGCCGGACTGAGCACCGCGCAGGTCTCCAGTGAGCTGGCCGCCCTGCGCCCGCCGGTCGAGAACCTGCTCCTGGCCGACCTGCCGGACGCCTCGCCCGAGGAGGCCCGGGCCTGCGTCACCACGCTGAGCGTGCTGATGGGCACCCTGCGGGTCGTGGTCATGCAGACGGCGCTCAGCGAGGGACAGGCCCTCATCGACCGCCAGCGGCTCCAGCTGCTGGAGGTGGCCACTCCCGTCATCAAGCTGTGGGACGGCATCGTCGCCGTGCCGCTGATCGGGACGCTGGACAGCGCCCGCAGCCAGGTCGTCATGGAGACCCTGCTGGAGTCCATCGTGGAGCAGCAGGCGCGCTACGCGATCCTGGACATCACCGGCGTGCCCACCGTCGACTCCCTGGTCGCCCAGCACCTGATGAAGACGGTGGCGGCGGCCAGGCTCATGGGTGCCGAGTGCATCGTCTCCGGCATCCGGCCCGCCATCGCCCAGACCATGGTCCACCTCGGTCTGGACCTGGGCACCGTGGTCACCCGGGCGAGCCTCGCCGACGCCCTCGGATACGTCCTGCACCAGCTCGGGGTCGGCATCGTCAATCCCGTGGTGAACGGGCCGGTCACCCGGTGA